In the genome of Nerophis lumbriciformis linkage group LG32, RoL_Nlum_v2.1, whole genome shotgun sequence, one region contains:
- the LOC133574821 gene encoding uncharacterized protein isoform X1, which produces MMALHLLLAMALTIGLVDPLCASGTEQKQTEPTPVRNIPSSSRYLTSSGPTRLGLTGPTRPGLTGPTGPGLTNPTRPGLTGPTSPRLMGLTRPGLTGPTRPGLTGPTSPGLMGLTRPGLTNPTRPVLTGLIRPGLTGPTSPGLMGLTSPGLTSPTRPPSFEDQLNQIHKDLENQTQNFVSEDKENFQDYEDHLPDGCREDDLVEASHAVCASTFYQQMEHLRPDERCVLDQVIGAYNDMTVCLEALSRWAGCFYPNSKVQDLFLLVHSRFFQECSLQERPLEDAPHGLAVALTLATVSIIPVLVYMVGWRSGVGPAR; this is translated from the exons ATGATGGCGTTACATCTTCTGCTCGCCATGGCGCTCACCATCG GTTTGGTGGATCCCTTGTGTGCAAGCGGGACAGAGCAGAAGCAAACAGAACCAACACCAGTCCGGAACATTCCATCTTCCAGCCGGTACCTCACAAGCTCAG GTCCTACAAGACTCGGTCTCACGGGTCCAACAAGACCCGGTCTCACAGGTCCGACTGGACCCGGTCTCACCAATCCGACAAGACCCGGTCTCACGGGTCCGACAAGTCCCCGTCTCATGGGTCTGACAAGACCCGGTCTCACGGGTCCGACAAGACCCGGTCTCACGGGTCCGACAAGTCCCGGTCTCATGGGTCTGACAAGACCCGGTCTCACCAATCCGACAAGACCCGTTCTCACGGGTCTGATAAGACCCGGTCTCACGGGTCCGACAAGTCCCGGTCTCATGGGTCTGACAAGTCCGGGTCTCACCAGTCCGACAAGACCCCCTTCTTTTGAGGACCAACTGAACCAGATCCACAAGGACCTGGAGAACCAAACCCAGAACTTTGTGTCTGAAGATAAAG agaaCTTCCAGGACTATGAGGACCACCTACCAGATGGGTGTCGAGAAGACGATCTGGTGGAAGCGAGTCACGCCGTGTGTGCTTCTACTTTCTACCAGCAGATGGAGCACCTGAGGCCTGATGAGCGTTGTGTTCTGGACCAGGTGATCGG GGCGTACAATGACATGACGGTGTGCTTGGAGGCGTTGTCCCGCTGGGCCGGATGTTTCTATCCCAACAGCAAAGTCCAGGACTTGTTCTTGCTGGTCCACTCCAGATTCTTCCAGGAGTGTTCCTTGCAGGAGCGCCCCCTGGAGGACGCCCCACACGGTCTGGCGGTGGCTCTGACGCTGGCCACCGTCAGCATCATCCCGGTCCTGGTCTACATGGTGGGCTGGAGGAGCGGCGTGGGCCCCGCTCGCTAA
- the LOC133574821 gene encoding uncharacterized protein isoform X2 — MMALHLLLAMALTIGLVDPLCASGTEQKQTEPTPVRNIPSSSRYLTSSGPTRLGLTGPTRPGLTGPTGPGLTNPTRPGLTGPTSPRLMGLTRPGLTGPTRPGLTGPTSPGLMGLTRPGLTNPTRPGLMGLTSPGLTSPTRPPSFEDQLNQIHKDLENQTQNFVSEDKENFQDYEDHLPDGCREDDLVEASHAVCASTFYQQMEHLRPDERCVLDQVIGAYNDMTVCLEALSRWAGCFYPNSKVQDLFLLVHSRFFQECSLQERPLEDAPHGLAVALTLATVSIIPVLVYMVGWRSGVGPAR; from the exons ATGATGGCGTTACATCTTCTGCTCGCCATGGCGCTCACCATCG GTTTGGTGGATCCCTTGTGTGCAAGCGGGACAGAGCAGAAGCAAACAGAACCAACACCAGTCCGGAACATTCCATCTTCCAGCCGGTACCTCACAAGCTCAG GTCCTACAAGACTCGGTCTCACGGGTCCAACAAGACCCGGTCTCACAGGTCCGACTGGACCCGGTCTCACCAATCCGACAAGACCCGGTCTCACGGGTCCGACAAGTCCCCGTCTCATGGGTCTGACAAGACCCGGTCTCACGGGTCCGACAAGACCCGGTCTCACGGGTCCGACAAGTCCCGGTCTCATGGGTCTGACAAGACCCGGTCTCACCAATCCGACAAGA CCCGGTCTCATGGGTCTGACAAGTCCGGGTCTCACCAGTCCGACAAGACCCCCTTCTTTTGAGGACCAACTGAACCAGATCCACAAGGACCTGGAGAACCAAACCCAGAACTTTGTGTCTGAAGATAAAG agaaCTTCCAGGACTATGAGGACCACCTACCAGATGGGTGTCGAGAAGACGATCTGGTGGAAGCGAGTCACGCCGTGTGTGCTTCTACTTTCTACCAGCAGATGGAGCACCTGAGGCCTGATGAGCGTTGTGTTCTGGACCAGGTGATCGG GGCGTACAATGACATGACGGTGTGCTTGGAGGCGTTGTCCCGCTGGGCCGGATGTTTCTATCCCAACAGCAAAGTCCAGGACTTGTTCTTGCTGGTCCACTCCAGATTCTTCCAGGAGTGTTCCTTGCAGGAGCGCCCCCTGGAGGACGCCCCACACGGTCTGGCGGTGGCTCTGACGCTGGCCACCGTCAGCATCATCCCGGTCCTGGTCTACATGGTGGGCTGGAGGAGCGGCGTGGGCCCCGCTCGCTAA
- the LOC133574821 gene encoding uncharacterized protein isoform X3: MMALHLLLAMALTIGLVDPLCASGTEQKQTEPTPVRNIPSSSRYLTSSGPTRLGLTGPTRPGLTGPTGPGLTNPTRPGLTGPTSPRLMGLTRPGLTGPTRPGLTGPTSPGLMGLTRPGLTGLTSPGLTSPTRPPSFEDQLNQIHKDLENQTQNFVSEDKENFQDYEDHLPDGCREDDLVEASHAVCASTFYQQMEHLRPDERCVLDQVIGAYNDMTVCLEALSRWAGCFYPNSKVQDLFLLVHSRFFQECSLQERPLEDAPHGLAVALTLATVSIIPVLVYMVGWRSGVGPAR; the protein is encoded by the exons ATGATGGCGTTACATCTTCTGCTCGCCATGGCGCTCACCATCG GTTTGGTGGATCCCTTGTGTGCAAGCGGGACAGAGCAGAAGCAAACAGAACCAACACCAGTCCGGAACATTCCATCTTCCAGCCGGTACCTCACAAGCTCAG GTCCTACAAGACTCGGTCTCACGGGTCCAACAAGACCCGGTCTCACAGGTCCGACTGGACCCGGTCTCACCAATCCGACAAGACCCGGTCTCACGGGTCCGACAAGTCCCCGTCTCATGGGTCTGACAAGACCCGGTCTCACGGGTCCGACAAGACCCGGTCTCACGGGTCCGACAAGTCCCGGTCTCATGGGTCTGACAAGACCCGGTCTCAC GGGTCTGACAAGTCCGGGTCTCACCAGTCCGACAAGACCCCCTTCTTTTGAGGACCAACTGAACCAGATCCACAAGGACCTGGAGAACCAAACCCAGAACTTTGTGTCTGAAGATAAAG agaaCTTCCAGGACTATGAGGACCACCTACCAGATGGGTGTCGAGAAGACGATCTGGTGGAAGCGAGTCACGCCGTGTGTGCTTCTACTTTCTACCAGCAGATGGAGCACCTGAGGCCTGATGAGCGTTGTGTTCTGGACCAGGTGATCGG GGCGTACAATGACATGACGGTGTGCTTGGAGGCGTTGTCCCGCTGGGCCGGATGTTTCTATCCCAACAGCAAAGTCCAGGACTTGTTCTTGCTGGTCCACTCCAGATTCTTCCAGGAGTGTTCCTTGCAGGAGCGCCCCCTGGAGGACGCCCCACACGGTCTGGCGGTGGCTCTGACGCTGGCCACCGTCAGCATCATCCCGGTCCTGGTCTACATGGTGGGCTGGAGGAGCGGCGTGGGCCCCGCTCGCTAA
- the LOC133574820 gene encoding C-X-C chemokine receptor type 2-like, with protein sequence MSIIVDFDYGYFDLLNDSAHNNHTVFVVDPGTLPCEVRPLDARAATALSVLLVAIFLLAVPGNLLVACVIAHSRRTLTPSDVYLFHLTLADGLMALTVPFWAAALTHGWIFGDGMCKALNLIFETNFYTSILFLACISVDRYLAIVRANRALGSRQRKCSRLVCGAVWALGSALALPALFNDAVKADQDSDRMSCSESFDIGSAPVWRIATRGFRHFFGFLLPLVVMVVCYGVTVARLLRTRGFQKHRAMRVIVAVVVGFLLCWTPYHLALVVDTILRAELVRFDCGVRQAVSTALVLSNSLALLHSGINPLLYAFVGKKFRKNMKTLLHRKVGPEGAPGSKFSRSTSQTSEGHGALA encoded by the coding sequence ATGTCCATCATCGTGGACTTCGACTACGGTTATTTCGACCTCCTCAATGACTCCGCCCACAACAACCACACGGTGTTCGTGGTGGATCCCGGCACGCTGCCGTGCGAGGTGCGGCCCCTGGACGCCCGCGCCGCCACGGCGCTGAGTGTGCTTCTGGTGGCCATCTTCCTCCTGGCCGTCCCCGGGAACCTGCTGGTGGCGTGCGTGATCGCGCACAGTCGGCGCACGCTGACGCCGTCCGACGTGTACCTGTTCCACCTGACGCTGGCGGACGGGCTGATGGCGCTGACCGTGCCTTTCTGGGCGGCGGCGCTGACTCACGGCTGGATCTTTGGCGACGGCATGTGCAAGGCGCTCAACCTGATCTTCGAGACCAACTTCTACACCAGCATCCTCTTCCTGGCGTGCATCAGCGTGGACCGCTACCTGGCCATCGTGCGCGCCAACCGGGCCCTCGGGAGCCGGCAGAGGAAGTGCAGCCGGCTGGTGTGCGGCGCCGTGTGGGCCCTCGGGAGCGCCCTGGCTCTGCCCGCGCTCTTCAACGACGCCGTCAAAGCGGACCAGGACTCGGACAGGATGTCGTGCTCCGAGAGCTTCGACATCGGCAGCGCCCCCGTGTGGAGGATCGCCACGCGCGGCTTCCGACATTTTTTCGGCTTCTTGCTCCCCCTGGTGGTCATGGTGGTCTGCTACGGCGTCACCGTGGCCAGGTTGCTGCGCACGCGAGGCTTCCAGAAGCACCGCGCCATGCGGGTCATCGTGGCCGTGGTGGTGGGCTTCCTGCTGTGCTGGACCCCGTACCACCTGGCCCTGGTGGTGGACACCATCTTGAGGGCGGAGCTGGTCCGCTTCGACTGCGGCGTGCGGCAGGCGGTGAGCACGGCGCTGGTTCTGAGCAACAGCTTAGCTCTGCTGCACAGCGGCATCAACCCGCTGCTCTACGCCTTCGTGGGCAAGAAGTTCCGGAAGAACATGAAGACCCTCCTGCACAGGAAGGTCGGACCGGAAGGAGCACCCGGCTCCAAATTCAGCAGGTCCACATCTCAGACCTCCGAAGGCCACGGCGCTCTGGCCTGA
- the LOC133574934 gene encoding DELTA-sagatoxin-Srs1a-like, giving the protein MSESAEALSANQESRRNVTIEITNLTSDYALMNPKVYLDSGNCHSPPQPTVRPLKTEVCNFSKTKAATSGAVGVMTYEIFHRQSHQPLEKLAIMFSVPFDYRVYKNWVGVGLYPTGRETDEKLYKEMYYDKDMKSFVRQEAKGCCLDFHDTKMDVKVTMSPIGRCIMKVELWDKLFT; this is encoded by the exons ATGTCCGAGAGCGCCGAGGCCTTGTCGGCCAACCAGGAGAGTCGCAGGAACGTGACCATCGAGATCACCAACCTGACCAGCGACTACGCCCTCATGAACCCCAA GGTCTACCTGGACAGCGGCAACTGCCACAGCCCCCCCCAGCCCACCGTGCGCCCCCTCAAGACCGAGGTGTGCAACTTCAGCAAGACCAAGGCGGCCACCTCGGGCGCGGTGGGCGTGATGACCTACGAGATCTTCCACCGCCAGAGCCACCAGCCGCTGGAGAAGCTGGCCATCATGTTCTCCGTGCCCTTCGACTACCGCGTGTACAAGAACTGGGTGGGTGTGGGTCTTTACCCCACCGGCAGAGAGACGGACGAGAAGCTCTACAAGGAGATGTACTACGACAAGGACATGAAGAGCTTCGTGCGCCAGGAGGCCAAAGGCTGCTGCCTGGACTTCCACGACACCAAGATGGACGTCAAGGTCACCATGTCCCCCATCGGACGCTGCATCATGAAGGTGGAGCTGTGGGACAAGCTCTTCACCTGA
- the LOC133574850 gene encoding uncharacterized protein produces the protein MPETAESHMVSMTTNRNCTVEMCNVTSFFCLTNPKVHMESGYPYSPPQPTVRTGHTELCSFTKDDNTASGAVGVLTYELFHMQQRRCTEVVALMFSVPFDYTFYKNWLGVGVFEHARPVDHKLFDHMYEQKDFKNFVRHEADGSGVLFKGREVDVRACMSDEGRAIVKMEVYDRMG, from the exons ATGCCTGAGACGGCGGAGTCGCACATGGTCAGCATGACCACCAACCGCAACTGCACGGTGGAGATGTGCAACGTCACCAGCTTCTTCTGCCTCACCAACCCCAA GGTCCACATGGAGAGCGGCTACCCCTACAGCCCCCCCCAGCCCACCGTGCGCACCGGCCACACCGAGCTGTGCTCCTTCACCAAAGACGACAACACGGCGTCGGGCGCGGTGGGCGTGCTCACCTACGAGCTCTTCCACATGCAACAGCGGCGCTGCACGGAGGTGGTGGCCCTCATGTTCTCCGTGCCCTTCGACTACACCTTCTACAAGAACTGGCTGGGCGTGGGCGTGTTCGAGCACGCCAGGCCCGTGGACCACAAGCTCTTCGACCACATGTACGAGCAGAAGGACTTCAAGAACTTCGTGCGCCACGAGGCCGACGGCTCGGGCGTGCTCTTCAAGGGCAGGGAGGTGGACGTGAGGGCCTGCATGTCCGACGAGGGCCGCGCCATCGTCAAGATGGAAGTCTACGACAGGATGGGCTGA
- the plaub gene encoding plasminogen activator, urokinase b isoform X1 has translation MWLLLRDSAHIFTCCEDAMTSRSVFILALAVLSAGGAGSSREDRRRRAVLSSLWSSAGFCHNGGTSVPSLTTGQHMFCLCAEGFEGTFCETATGAADCYEGVGLYYRGFRSTSESGRPCEDWDSESRKRFLTSDVEAGRHNYCRNLHYKRQPWCHVWKDQQLLWEYCDIPRCGDGWVNPATPPPKSTEAPGPAAWTCGQRSRRKQMRIVGGAVASVESHPWVAAIFWRSKSKEKVFRCGGSLISSCWVLTAAHCFPDGSQNKQNRFRVILGKSSLNESDQALEQTFRVEKIIVHADFDNREGNYDNDLALIELKSKRGRCAQQSHGVKSICLPPPGQNLPPGFACEIAGFGKEKHGLWYHSQNLRSAQVDLLADSVCRQDDHYGNKISDNMLCAARPDWSQDACEGDSGGPLACQVGRHFFLFGVISWGEGCAKELRPGVYTRVSNYNRWIQDHTRHTGDLLTH, from the exons ATGTGGCTCCTCCTCCGGGACTCCGCCCACATCTTTACATGCTGCGAGGACGCCATGACGAGCAGGAGCGTTTTCATCCTGGCGTTGGCGGTGCTGTCAGCAGGCGGCGCT GGCTCGTCGAGGGAAGACAGAAGGCGGCGTGCGGTTCTGTCGTCGTTGTGGAGCTCAG CAGGGTTCTGTCACAACGGAGGCACGTCGGTCCCGAGCCTGACGACGGGCCAGCACATGTTCTGCTTGTGTGCTGAAGGTTTTGAAGGAACCTTCTGTGAAACAG CCACCGGCGCCGCCGACTGCTACGAGGGCGTCGGACTCTATTACCGAGGTTTTCGGTCTACGTCGGAGAGCGGCCGGCCGTGTGAGGACTGGGACTCTGAGTCCAGGAAGCGCTTCCTGACCTCGGATGTCGAAGCCGGCAGACACAACTACTGCAG GAATCTGCACTACAAGCGGCAGCCATGGTGTCACGTGTGGAAGGACCAGCAGCTGCTCTGGGAATACTGTGACATTCCTCGATGTGGCGACGGATGGG TCAATCCTGCGACTCCACCCCCCAAGTCCACCGAGGCCCCTGGGCCAG CAGCGTGGACGTGCGGCCAGCGCTCCCGAAGAAAGCAGATGAGGATCGTGGGCGGGGCTGTGGCCTCGGTGGAGTCGCACCCGTGGGTGGCAGCCATCTTCTGGCGCAGCAAATCCAAGGAGAAGGTGTTTCGTTGCGGGGGGAGTTTGATCTCCAGCTGCTGGGTCCTCACTGCCGCTCACTGCTTCCCTGATGG CTCTCAGAATAAACAGAACCGATTCCGGGTCATTCTGGGCAAGAGCTCCCTGAACGAGAGTGACCAGGCCCTGGAACAAACCTTCAGGGTGGAGAAGATCATCGTACACGCGGACTTCGACAACCGGGAGGGAAACTACGACAACGATTTGG CGCTCATCGAACTCAAGTCCAAGAGAGGTCGTTGTGCACAGCAGAGTCACGGCGTCAAGTCCATCTGCCTTCCTCCGCCGGGCCAGAATCTTCCGCCGGGTTTCGCCTGCGAGATCGCCGGCTTTGGCAAGGAGAAGCACG GCTTGTGGTACCACTCCCAGAACCTGCGCTCGGCCCAAGTGGACCTGCTGGCCGACAGCGTGTGTCGTCAAGACGATCACTATGGCAACAAGATCAGCGACAATATGTTGTGTGCGGCTCGGCCCGACTGGAGCCAGGACGCCTGTGAG GGGGACTCGGGGGGACCGCTGGCGTGCCAAGTGGGCCGCCACTTCTTCCTGTTCGGAGTCATCAGTTGGGGCGAAGGATGCGCCAAGGAGTTGCGTCCTGGCGTCTACACCCGAGTCAGCAACTACAACCGCTGGATCCAGGACCACACCCGCCATACTGGAGACCTCCTCACTCACTAG
- the plaub gene encoding plasminogen activator, urokinase b isoform X2, with protein MWLLLRDSAHIFTCCEDAMTSRSVFILALAVLSAGGAGSSREDRRRRAVLSSLWSSGFCHNGGTSVPSLTTGQHMFCLCAEGFEGTFCETATGAADCYEGVGLYYRGFRSTSESGRPCEDWDSESRKRFLTSDVEAGRHNYCRNLHYKRQPWCHVWKDQQLLWEYCDIPRCGDGWVNPATPPPKSTEAPGPAAWTCGQRSRRKQMRIVGGAVASVESHPWVAAIFWRSKSKEKVFRCGGSLISSCWVLTAAHCFPDGSQNKQNRFRVILGKSSLNESDQALEQTFRVEKIIVHADFDNREGNYDNDLALIELKSKRGRCAQQSHGVKSICLPPPGQNLPPGFACEIAGFGKEKHGLWYHSQNLRSAQVDLLADSVCRQDDHYGNKISDNMLCAARPDWSQDACEGDSGGPLACQVGRHFFLFGVISWGEGCAKELRPGVYTRVSNYNRWIQDHTRHTGDLLTH; from the exons ATGTGGCTCCTCCTCCGGGACTCCGCCCACATCTTTACATGCTGCGAGGACGCCATGACGAGCAGGAGCGTTTTCATCCTGGCGTTGGCGGTGCTGTCAGCAGGCGGCGCT GGCTCGTCGAGGGAAGACAGAAGGCGGCGTGCGGTTCTGTCGTCGTTGTGGAGCTCAG GGTTCTGTCACAACGGAGGCACGTCGGTCCCGAGCCTGACGACGGGCCAGCACATGTTCTGCTTGTGTGCTGAAGGTTTTGAAGGAACCTTCTGTGAAACAG CCACCGGCGCCGCCGACTGCTACGAGGGCGTCGGACTCTATTACCGAGGTTTTCGGTCTACGTCGGAGAGCGGCCGGCCGTGTGAGGACTGGGACTCTGAGTCCAGGAAGCGCTTCCTGACCTCGGATGTCGAAGCCGGCAGACACAACTACTGCAG GAATCTGCACTACAAGCGGCAGCCATGGTGTCACGTGTGGAAGGACCAGCAGCTGCTCTGGGAATACTGTGACATTCCTCGATGTGGCGACGGATGGG TCAATCCTGCGACTCCACCCCCCAAGTCCACCGAGGCCCCTGGGCCAG CAGCGTGGACGTGCGGCCAGCGCTCCCGAAGAAAGCAGATGAGGATCGTGGGCGGGGCTGTGGCCTCGGTGGAGTCGCACCCGTGGGTGGCAGCCATCTTCTGGCGCAGCAAATCCAAGGAGAAGGTGTTTCGTTGCGGGGGGAGTTTGATCTCCAGCTGCTGGGTCCTCACTGCCGCTCACTGCTTCCCTGATGG CTCTCAGAATAAACAGAACCGATTCCGGGTCATTCTGGGCAAGAGCTCCCTGAACGAGAGTGACCAGGCCCTGGAACAAACCTTCAGGGTGGAGAAGATCATCGTACACGCGGACTTCGACAACCGGGAGGGAAACTACGACAACGATTTGG CGCTCATCGAACTCAAGTCCAAGAGAGGTCGTTGTGCACAGCAGAGTCACGGCGTCAAGTCCATCTGCCTTCCTCCGCCGGGCCAGAATCTTCCGCCGGGTTTCGCCTGCGAGATCGCCGGCTTTGGCAAGGAGAAGCACG GCTTGTGGTACCACTCCCAGAACCTGCGCTCGGCCCAAGTGGACCTGCTGGCCGACAGCGTGTGTCGTCAAGACGATCACTATGGCAACAAGATCAGCGACAATATGTTGTGTGCGGCTCGGCCCGACTGGAGCCAGGACGCCTGTGAG GGGGACTCGGGGGGACCGCTGGCGTGCCAAGTGGGCCGCCACTTCTTCCTGTTCGGAGTCATCAGTTGGGGCGAAGGATGCGCCAAGGAGTTGCGTCCTGGCGTCTACACCCGAGTCAGCAACTACAACCGCTGGATCCAGGACCACACCCGCCATACTGGAGACCTCCTCACTCACTAG